The genomic stretch TACATGGTATACATCGGATACATCATCGTAAGCTGCCTGCAGCTGGGAGCTACCATTGATTATTCCATCCTGATGACCAATAATTATCTGGGCTTCCGAAAAACCATGAACAATACGGACTCCGCCAAGGCTGCTATTTCGAAAAGTACCCTTTCCATTCTGACGTCAGGCGGTATCCTTACGGTAGTCGGTTATCTTTTGTATTTTACATCGTCCATACAAGCAATTTCCCAGGTGGGACGCCTGGTGGGAAGGGGAGCGCTTTTAAGCATGATTTTGGTACTTTCCCTTCTTCCTGCCTTGCTTAGCACCTTTGACAAGCAGATCCAGAATCAGCAGTTCCGTGCGGCAAAGAGAAGAGAAAAACGACGTTTAAGATATGGAAAAGTGAAAATCAAAGGAGAGAACGATCATGAAGAAGTATAATAGAATCCTAAGTATGGGCCTGGCTGTCATAGTCTCCCTTGAGTCCGTACTGCCGGCCATGGCCTCGCCTGATGTGCCCCAGTATGATGAAACGCTTTATGTGACCATGGACCCTTATGGGGAGATCAAGGAAAGCAGCATCGTAAAGAATTACCAGATGAATGGAAACAGCATGGTAGTGGATTACGGTGTTTACGATAAGGTAATGAATTTAACGGACCATTCGGAGCCTGTGATAGGGGAAGACGGCTCTATCACCTTTTCTCCGGAAGAGACAGGAAACCGGTTTTATTTTGAAGGCCGGACCAAAACAGAGAAATCCCAGCTTCCATGGGATATTAAAGTAAGTTATCGTTTAAACGGGGTAGAAAAAAAAGCAGAAGAGCTGGCTGGTGAAAAGGGCCTGATCGAAGTCAATGTAGATCTGGTTCCCAATCAAGGAGTTTCCGATTATTACCGGAATAACATGGCCCTAATGGCCAGCACAGTTGTAGATATGGATAAAAACTTAAGCCTGGAAGCGGAAGGCGCTCAGGTGCAGTCCATCGGTAATTTAAATATGGTTGTTTTCTTTCAACTGCCTGGAGAGGAAGGCCATTATTCCATCCGCATCGGTACAGATGATTTTAAATTTTCCGGCTTAATTTTTACCATGGTCCCTTTAACAGTTAGCCAGCTTGATAAAATTGAAGATTTAAGAGATGCCAAGGAAACCATGGAGGATTCGGCAGATGCAATCAGCGACAGTCTGGATGTGGTTTTAGACTCCATGGGAAACATGCAAAAAGGCATCGCAGATACGGCGGATGGTCTCAGGGGACTTGACAGGACCAGGCAGATATTTGCCGATTCCAAGGGTAAGGTGTATGAGAATGCGGATGAGGCTCTGGCAGCTCTTGACAATTTGTCCCAGACTATGAGGCCCTTTTATAACCATACGCAGAATGCCGGAAATGCTTTAAATGAGATCAGGACCCAGACAAATCATATGGTGGGAATTCTTGATGACCTGTCACCGGATCTTGGAGATCTGCAGGACAGTGTCCGGTATTTAAGAAATGAAGTGGATGACCTGCGGAGAATGGCGAAGGATTCTCAGACGGATATGAAATCCCAGGCTTTTATGGGGCAGGTTAAAAAAATAGAAGGACACTTAAATACCCTGACAACGGAGCAGCAGCAGCTGGCAAAGGAACTTGCATCCCTTGGGCAGTCGCTTCCTAAGCTTGCGGCTCTTAGCAATACCTTAAGTACATCGGCGGCAGGGATGAAAAATACTGACTTACAGGATCTGATCCAGGAGATCCAGGATGAAGGCCTGATGGACGAAGACGAGATATCTTCCTATTTGTTTAACGAAAAAGACTACTCTATTCCGGAAATAAATGCTCTTACCGGTTATCTGTCTTCCGCTTTGGCAACCGACCGTAAGGCCACCCCAAGCAATGGATCCAAGGAAATGCTGGAAGCATCCGCACCTTTAGCAGCGCTTCTTCCGCAGATCGTTAACAGCGGTGCGGGGCTGACCGGAGATCTGGGGAAAATGCTGGGGATGACCGAGATGCTGATGGCAGACTTACATTCCTTAAGAGGCCCGATAAACGGAGCGATTAACGGAGTAATTGACATAGCCACTGCTACAGGGAATATCTGTGATACGGCTGATGATCTGATCAACTCTGTGGATGGGTTAAATGGTATTTTAAACCGTCATCATGATGAAATGATCGCGACCTTAAATGATATTGGAAAAATGACAGACAGCGCCTCCAGAGGCATTGATTCCATGAACGTATTTTTCCGGTCCCTTGAAAATCAGATGAAAGTGGTAGGCGATTCCTTAAACAGCAGTACGGAGAAAACCTTAAACGGCCTTGCCGGTACGTTAGATGAGGCAGGGAATGGACTGAATCAGACCGAGGTATTGAGAAATGCAAAAAACACCATTAAGGATATGATTGATGACAAATGGGATGAATATACGATAGAAGATACAACCATTTTAAACATTGATTTGGAAGCCTCTCCGATGTCCATGACCTCGGCAAAAAATCCGTCTCCCAGAAGCATTCAGATGATTCTGCGTACTGAGGAGATAAAAGATAAACAGGACAGTGATGATGTAAAAGTGGATGAAGACTTTCAGCCTGATGGTAATTTTTTCCACCGCGTCGGGAATGTTTTCAAATATATTTGGAGAACTATTACTTCTGTTTTTAAATAACGGTACATAAGGACCTGTCCCATTTTGAACATGAAGAGAAACCATGGGAAAGAGCATTTAATCCATTATTTAGGCAATTATTGTAACCATCATTGATGCAATCAATGTAACCATCGTTCTATCCATCATTGTAACCATCGTTCTATCCTTCATTGTATCCAGCTTTGCAAGGTTTCTAAACTCCAGCCGATTGCTTCAATCAGATGGCGCATGACGGAGCGGAATTTAATGGATATGTGCCGGAATAGCAGATGGTCAACCGCAAGGGGGCGGGGCTTTAAGATTTCAGGTTTATGAATTGGCAGCAGAAAGAGAGAGTATGCATTTCCGCCTCTTTTTCTGCTGCTATTTTAATATGTATATTTTTTCTTATTTAAAAGATCCTCCATATGCTATATCACATTTAGAAATCTCATAAACCCCGGACTATGTTAAATCTATAAAATTCAGAACATACATTCGAAAATACTTGAAAAAAAGATTTGCCTATGCTACAATAAAAGAAAAGAACGTGTGTTCGAGGTGATGAAATGCTGATTCAGGAAGAATTAACGATACAGGAAAAGCTTGAAATATTATCAGATGCCGCAAAATATGATGTTGCCTGTACCTCCAGCGGAGTGGACCGAAAGGGAAAAGCAGGGACGCTCGGGAATGCGGCGGCATGCGGAATCTGCCATAGCTTTTCTGCAGATGGCAGATGTATATCCCTTTTGAAAATATTGTTTACCAACCAGTGCATTTATGACTGCAAGTACTGCATCAACCGATGCTCTAACGATGTTGTGAGAACAGCGTTCACACCTGAGGAGGTGTGCCAGCTGACGATCCAGTTTTACCGCCGCAATTATATTGAAGGGCTGTTCCTCAGCTCGGGAGTCCTTCACAGTGCGGACTATACCATGGACCTGATTTATCAGACCATTAAAAAGCTGCGGGAGGAATACCATTTTCACGGTTATATCCATGTAAAGGCTATTCCGGGTGCAGATCCGGTATTGATCGAAAAAACAGGTTTTCTGGCAGATCGTATGAGTATCAATCTGGAACTTCCCACTGCCGACGGACTTAAGAAGCTGGCTCCCGGCAAAAGCAGGAGCAAGATTCTTACTCCCATGAAGCAGATTCAGAAAGGAATTACGGCTAATCGTTACGAGCTGATGGAATACAAAAAGGCTCCGTCCTTTGTGCCCGCCGGTCAGAGCACACAGATGATTGTGGGAGCCACTGGGGAAAATGATTTCCAGATGATGATGGTAGCAGAGGCGCTTTATCAGAATTATGATTTAAAACGGGTTTTTTATTCTGCATTTGTTCCAGTCAATCAGGACAGCAGTCTGCCGGCTCTTCCTGGGGGGCCTCCCCTTTTGCGGGAACACAGGCTGTACCAGGCAGACTGGCTCATGCGTTTCTATGGATTTCAGGCGGGAGAGCTGCTTTCCGAAGCTCGCCCTAATTTCAATGTATTTCTGGATCCAAAGTGTGATTGGGCTTTGCGCCATCTGGAATTATTTCCAGTGGAAGTGAATCGTGCAGACTATTATACCCTCCTGAGAGTTCCCGGAATGGGAGTGAAGTCGGTGAAGCGTATCGTTGCAGCCAGAAGGAATGGTCCGCTTGATTTTGATGCTTTAAAGAAGATTGGTGTTGTATTGAAGCGTGCGCTTTACTTTATTACCTGTTCCGGCAGGATGATGTATCCCGTTAAGATTGAGGAGGACTTTATTACCAGTCACCTCGTGGGAGAGGAACATAAAAAAGTATGGGATATCGGCTCATCAGGAACCTTCCGGCAGCTTTCTTTGTTTGATGACATGAATATACCTGCTTTGACAGATTGGGGAGGAGTCCGTCTATGAAGACAGTCTATTTGTGTGAGAACAGCGTGGAAGGCATTCTCAGCGGTGTGTACGCGGCATGGACCAGCAGAAAGGGACATGGGAATGTGAAACTTGGGCTTATAGGGGATGAGGATACTATGGAGCTGTTCTGCCAGTACGAGGAGGTTCCGATCAATGCCCAGAGTGTTGATAAGGTGGTACAGGCTATCAGAGGGAAGATTTCAGAGGAAGCCTATATTGCCGTATACAAGGCTGCGTTAAGTAAGGAAAGAGACCGTGGGGATAAAATATACCGTTTTCTAATTTACGGTTTTCATTATGGTGCAAAAATTGTTCATATGCTTCAGGTTCAAGAGGTATACGATATATTTCAGATATGCCGTAATATTGATAATGAGACTCATTTGCTTACAGGCTTTGTGCGGTTTGTGGAGATGGAGGGCGATCTTTTGGTAAGCAGGATCGGACCAAAGAATGATGTACTTGTTCTTCTTGCTCCTCATTTTATGGACCGCCTGTCAGGAGAGAATTGGGTTATCTATGATGAAAACAGGAAAAAGGCAGTTTTACATCCGGCAATGCGGCCTTGGTTTTTGGTGGATTTAATTTCGCCGGAATGGGAAAGGCGAATGAAAAAAGCGTCGGATGAAGACGAATATGAGGAACTTTTTCAGCACTTTAGAAAAAGCGTTTCCATAAAAGAACGGACAAATCCGGTTTGTCAGCGTAATCACATGCCGCTCCGTTACCGGGCCTATATGCCTGAATTTTCCCATGGTTTAAAGGATTCCTGATTATATCTGAATCAGGCGGATGAAGAGAAAAACATTGCCATTTTCCTTTTTTTCGGTTATCATAAAATCAGGTTCCGGTTCAGGAACATTCCAGATGCGTTTCTGCATGTTTTCCAAGCTTGTTTTAATGAAACAGAATAAATTACCCTGCCCCGAAGGCGTGGGCAGGAAGAGTGAAAGGAGAGGCAATTTTTGTATAGTAAAGTTCATAGTGTGGGAATTAAGGGAGTGGAAGGGGTCCCTATCCTGGTGGAGGCGGATGTCAGTGATGGGCTTCCGGGTTTTTCCATGGTTGGTTATCTCTCCTCTGAGGTTAGGGAAGCCCAGGACCGTGTAAGAACGGCATTAAGAAACTCCGGCTTCCGGCTGCCTGCAAGAAAAGTCACTATCAATCTCTCCCCGGCCGACATACGCAAGGAGGGAACTGCTTTTGATTTGCCCATTGCGGTGGCCATACTGGCTGCTTCCGGCATGGTTAAACCTGCCGCTTTATGCAGTTGTGTGATTTCCGGGGAATTGGGGCTAGATGGGGAAATTAAGCCTGTAAGAGGAGCCCTTTCCATTACTGCCGCTGCAAAAAAGGACGGAAAAATCCAGTGTTTTCTTCCCAGAGAGAACGTCAGGGAGGGCTTAGTAATAGAAGGAATAGAAGTTATTGGGGTGGATCATCTGAAAGATTTAACGGATCAGTTAAACGACCCGGAGAAGCAAAAAACAGGCTCCTATGAAAATGGGGAGCTGATGGGGCGGCAGGAAGCTTATGACGTTGATTTTTCAGAGATTGGGGGCCAGCTTTTTCTTAGACGGGCCACGGAAGTGGCTGTGGCAGGTATGCACAACATTCTTTATATCGGCCCTGCAGGGACCGGAAAGACGATGCTTGCGAAGAGGATTCCAACGATCATGCCGTCTCTGTCAATGGAGGAGGCCGTGGATATATCAAAGATATACAGTGTATGCGGGCTGCTTTCCAAAGAAGAGCCTTTGGTGGTAAAAAGGCCCTTTCGAAGCCCCCATCATACTATCAGTCCAACGGCTCTTGCCGGGGGAGGACGAATACCAAAACCAGGCGAGATCTCCCTGGCATCCGGAGGCGTTCTGTTTCTGGATGAACTACCCGAATTTCAAAGAACTACCATAGAGCTTCTAAGGCAGCCTCTTGAGGAGAGGAAAATAACTGTTACCAGAATATTCGGTGCCTATGAATTCCCGGCGGACTTTATGATGGCAGCGGCTCTAAATCCCTGTCCCTGCGGCTTTTACCCGGATCGGACAAGATGCAGATGTTCTGAACTGCAGGTACGCAAATATTTAAGCAGGATATCAAAACCTCTGTTGGACCGGATCGATATCTGCGCAGAATCCGGGGCCGTCACATACGAAGAGCTGCAGGAGAGAAAAGGCGGTGAATCCTCTGCGGCTATACGGAGACGGATTGAGGACGCAAGAAGGATTCAAAAAAAGCGGTTTAAAGGCTGTGGGATATACTTTAACAGTTCCATGAAAAAGCCCCAGATTGAGGTGTCCTGCAGTCTGGGAAACGAGGAGCAGAAGTTTTTAAAGAAGGTATATGAAAATCTGGGACTCAGTGTGAGAGGCTATGAGAAGATCCTAAAAGTATCAAGAACGATTGCGGATCTGGACGGCTCTGAACGGATAAGAAAAAACCATCTGGCAGAAGCGGTAGGACTGCGCAGCATGGAAGGGAAATATTGGGGAGGAATTTATGGACGGTCATGAGGAACGGGAGTATTTATACTGGCTTTGTCATGTTCCCGCTCTGGGAGCGGTAAAAATAAAACGACTTTATGATTCCATCGGAAGCTATAAAGGAATATATAATATAGAAGGAAAAGAACTGGAACAGTCAGGACTTTTAAAACAGGCGGAAGCTTCCGTTTTTGAGGAGATGAAACGTAAAAAAGATGCTTGTATAGCAGAGCTGGAAAAGCTGGAAAATAGAGGAATTCATTTTGTTACACCATATGACATAGAATATCCGAAACGGCTTCTTTCAATTTATGGATATCCTATGGGAATCTTTTTTAAAGGAAAGCTGCCTGATGATGAAAGGCCGGCGGTTTCCATAATCGGAGCCCGAAACTGTACGAATTACGGGAAGCAAATGGCATCCTGCCTGGCCAGGGAGCTTTCCAGAGCGGGAATTCAGATCATAAGCGGATTGGCATTGGGAATTGACGGTGCAGGGCATCAGGGAGCGCTGGAAGCCGGCGGAGACACCTATGGAGTTTTAGGCTGCGGGATCAATATTTGTTATCCTAAGGAGAATTATGGATTATATGAACAGATGCCGGTCAGGGGCGGAATCATTACGGAGTTTATGCCGGGTGAAGCTCCAAGACCTTGTAATTTTCCCATGAGGAACCGGATCATCAGCGGACTGTCAGATGGAATTTTAGTTATTGAGGCACGGGAGAAAAGTGGTTCTTTGATCACGGTAAACTTGGGACTTGAGCAGGGAAAAGAAATTTTCTCTCTTCCCGGAAGGGTCACAGATCCCTTAAGTGCAGGCTGCAATCGGCTTATTTCAGAAGGCGCAGAAATTTTGTTAGGTCCTGATTCTGTGCTGGAATATTTCAAATTGCAGAGTGGTAATATATTAAGAGTTCATGAAAAAAACGAGAACGGACTTGTCAAAAAAGAAAAAATGGTGTATAGTTGCCTAGATTTGCAACCGAAGAATCTGGAAGAGATTATATCTTTAAGCGGATTGTCTGTCAGTGATTGTTTGAGCACTCTTCTGGAATTAGAGCTCAAAGGCTGTGTTGTACAGACATCCCATCAATATTATGGTAAGAAACTATAGGCGAGGAGTTTGGTATGGCGAACTGTTTAGTAATTGTGGAATCACCGGCAAAGGTAAAAACGATAAAAAAGTTCCTGGGAGCGAATTATGAAGTGGATGCCTCTAACGGACATGTGAGGGATCTTCCGAAAAGCCAGATGGGAATTGATGTGGAGCATGATTTTGATCCCAAATATATAACAATCAGAGGAAAAGGAGATATCCTGGCCAAACTTAGGAAAGAAGTGAAAAAGGCCGATAAGATTTATCTTGCGACTGACCCTGACCGGGAAGGAGAAGCGATTTCCTGGCATCTGATGAAGGCATTAAAGCTGGATGAAGTGAAGGATAAGCAGGTGTACCGGATCAGCTTTAACGAGATTACAAAGAATGCGATAAAGGCTTCCTTAAAAACCCCGAGAACAATTGATATGAATCTGGTAGATGCCCAGCAGGCCAGAAGGGTTTTGGACCGTATGGTTGGATATATGATCAGTCCCCTACTCTGGGCGAAAGTTAAGAGAGGCTTAAGCGCGGGCAGGGTCCAGTCAGTGGCATTGCGTCTGATCAGTGACCGGGAGGAAGAAATCAATGCATTTATTCCGGAAGAGTACTGGAATCTGGAAGCCGTTCTAAAACAGGAAGGAAGCAAAAAGTCTTTAACCGCAAAATTTTACGGTGATAAAGACGGCAAGATTGCTATTGGTAAAAAGGAAGAGCTGGATAAGATACTGAAAGGTCTTGAAAATCAGACGTATCAGGTAGAGGAAGTTAAAAATGGAGAAAGAGTTAAAAAAGCTCCCATACCATTTACTACCAGTACCCTCCAGCAGGAAGCATCAAAGGTACTTAATTTTTCAACCCAGAAGACCATGCGTCTTGCCCAGCAGCTGTATGAAGGCGTGGAGGTTGCAGGGCATGGAACCGTGGGACTTATCACCTATTTGAGAACCGATTCCACCAGGATCGCAGAGGAAGCAGATACTGCGGCAAGAGAATATATCGGAAAGCAGTACGGCAGCCAGTACGTAGCAAATGGGGAACCGGTGAAAAAAAGCAATGCAAAGATCCAGGATGCCCACGAGGCGATCCGTCCTACGGATATTGCCCTTACGCCGGTTATTGTAAAAGAATCCCTGCAACGGGATTTATTCAGGCTTTACCAGTTGATCTGGAAACGTTTTACAGCAAGCAGAATGCAGTCTGCCGTTTATGCGACCACTTCAGTCAAAGTAGGGGCAGGAAACTATGTCTTCACACTTTCCGCTTCCAAACTGTCCTTTGATGGTTTTATGTCCGTATATGTACAGGAAGATGAAAAGGAAGATACCAATGTATTGCTTGGAAATCTGGAAAAGGGAAGCATCCTTAAACTGGATAAACTTGAGAGCGGACAGCATTTCACCCAGCCGCCGGCGCACTTTACGGAGGCCTCCCTTGTAAAGGCCATGGAAGAACAGGGGATAGGACGCCCAAGTACTTATGCTCCTACCATCACAACCATTATCGCCAGAAGGTATGTGGCAAAGGAAAATAAAAATCTTTACGTGACGGAGCTTGGTGAAGTAGTTAACAGTATGATGAAGCAGAGCTTCCCAAGTATCGTGGATATTACGTTCACTGCTAATTTGGAGTACCTTCTTGATAAAGTGGGAGATGGGTCTGTTCCGTGGAAAACTGTTGTGAAAAACTTCTATCCGGATTTAAAAGAAGCGGTAGACAAAGCTCTTGTGGAATTGGAATCTGTGACCATCGCTGATGAGGTGACGGAAGAGATTTGCGAAGTGTGCGGACGGAACATGGTTATAAAGTACGGTCCTCATGGCAAATTCCTGGCTTGTCCCGGATTTCCGGAATGCAAGAATACAAAGCCTTATCTGGAAAAAATCGGTGTGCCTTGTCCGAAATGCGGAAAAGAGGTAGTAATAAAGAAAACCAAAAAGGGCAGAATTTATTATGGATGTGAGGCAAATCCTGAGTGTGATTTCATGTCCTGGCAGAAGCCTTCTACCAAAGCCTGTCCAAAGTGCGGTGCTTATATGGTTGAAAAGGGAAACAAATTACTATGCTCAAACGAGCAATGTGGATATAGCACTGACAAATAGGAAAAAGAATAATTATTAAGAAAATCGAAAATCTTCAAAAAACTATTGTTATTTGAAAATAATAATGTTAATATTTAATCATTAGAGGTGTATTTTAGTTTTTCACATAAATTCTTAAGGAGGTTTTCGGCTATGAGCGTACAGTTGTTGGACAAAACTAGAAAAATTAACAAATTATTGCATAACAATAATTCGCATAAGGTTGTATTTAACGATATCTGTGAAGTGCTGACCGAGATCCTGAATTCGAATATTCTTGTGATCAGCAAGAAGGGAAAGGTGCTGGGCATAGGTCTGACACCGGACATCGAGGAGATTCAGGAGCTGATCGCGGACCAGGTTGGCGGTTATGTTGATACCATGTTAAATGAGCGTTTGCTCAGTATATTATCAACAAAGGAGAACGTTAATCTGGAAACGCTGGGTTTCACTGGTGACAATATCAGAAAATACCAAGCTATCATCACACCGATTGATATTGCAGGGGAAAGATTAGGAACCCTGTTCATTTATAAATCCGATTCTCAATACGATATCGATGACATCATTTTAAGCGAATATGGCACCACCGTGGTAGGACTTGAGATGATGCGGTCGGTTAACGAAGAGAATGCGGAGGAGACCAGAAAAGTGCAGATTGTCAAATCTGCAATCAGCACCTTATCTTTTTCCGAATTAGAGGCCATTACTCATATCTTTGAGGAATTGGATGGCAATGAGGGCATCCTGGTAGCCAGCAAGATCGCTGACCGAGTAGGGATTACCCGTTCTGTCATTGTCAATGCCCTTCGTAAGTTTGAAAGTGCCGGAGTGATTGAATCCAGGTCCTCTGGTATGAAGGGAACTTATATTAAGGTACTGAACGATGTGGTGTTTGATGAATTGAAAGTCATAAAGGCCGGAACCATAAAAAATATGCCGGAGCGCCGGGAAATTAAAGATATGTAAAGCCATTGTCAGGAGAAAAAGGAGCAGAGTGATAGACTGCTCTTTTTTATATGGAAGGTTAAGGAAAAACGTTCAGATTTGAATTTATGAATCTGACGAATATGCTTTCATATCCAGTTGTTTCATCTGTACACAAAATATGGTAGGACATGTTTAATTTGAACACAAAATGTAAAAAAATACTTGCATCGTGTAAAAAGATATGCTATACTGGCTAAGCTGATAAAAAACACGTCTGCGGATTCCTGAGGAAGGTGCCGGATACCGGTCTCCCCGGAAGCATAAGAAGCGGGCGGAAGTAAAACCAAATGGAGGTAATAACATGAGCGTTATTTCAATGAAGCAGCTTTTAGAAGCTGGCGTACACTTCGGTCATCAGACAAGAAGATGGAACCCTAAGATGGCTCCATACATTTACACAGAGAGAAACGGCATCTATATTATTGATCTGCAGAAGTCTGTTGTAATGGTAGATGAAGCTTACAAGGCAGTATCCGATATTGCTGCAGAAGGCGGCAAGATCCTTTTCGTAGGAACAAAGAAGCAGGCTCAGGATGCCATCAGATCTGAGGCAGAGCGTTGCGGAATGTATTTTATTAATGAGAGATGGCTTGGCGGTATGCTTACAAACTTTAAGACAATCCAGTCCAGAGTTGCAAGATTAAAGCAGATTGAGACCATGTCCCAGGACGGCACATTTGATGTTCTTCCTAAGAAAGAAGTTATTGCTCTTAAGAAAGAGTGGGAGAAATTAGAGAAGAACTTGGGCGGAATCAAGGATATGAAGAAGATTCCGGATGCGATTTTTGTTGTAGATCCAAAGAAAGAAAGAATCTGCGTTCAGGAAGCTCATACACTGGGAATTCCGTTAATTGGTATCGCTGATACAAACTGTGATCCTGAAGAACTTGATTTCGTGATCCCAGGTAATGATGATGCGATAAGAGCCGTTAAGTTAATTGTTGCCAAGATGGCAGACGCAGTAATCGAAGCAAACCAGGGCGAGGCAGTAGCAGAGG from Lacrimispora sphenoides JCM 1415 encodes the following:
- a CDS encoding YifB family Mg chelatase-like AAA ATPase, which encodes MYSKVHSVGIKGVEGVPILVEADVSDGLPGFSMVGYLSSEVREAQDRVRTALRNSGFRLPARKVTINLSPADIRKEGTAFDLPIAVAILAASGMVKPAALCSCVISGELGLDGEIKPVRGALSITAAAKKDGKIQCFLPRENVREGLVIEGIEVIGVDHLKDLTDQLNDPEKQKTGSYENGELMGRQEAYDVDFSEIGGQLFLRRATEVAVAGMHNILYIGPAGTGKTMLAKRIPTIMPSLSMEEAVDISKIYSVCGLLSKEEPLVVKRPFRSPHHTISPTALAGGGRIPKPGEISLASGGVLFLDELPEFQRTTIELLRQPLEERKITVTRIFGAYEFPADFMMAAALNPCPCGFYPDRTRCRCSELQVRKYLSRISKPLLDRIDICAESGAVTYEELQERKGGESSAAIRRRIEDARRIQKKRFKGCGIYFNSSMKKPQIEVSCSLGNEEQKFLKKVYENLGLSVRGYEKILKVSRTIADLDGSERIRKNHLAEAVGLRSMEGKYWGGIYGRS
- the rpsB gene encoding 30S ribosomal protein S2: MSVISMKQLLEAGVHFGHQTRRWNPKMAPYIYTERNGIYIIDLQKSVVMVDEAYKAVSDIAAEGGKILFVGTKKQAQDAIRSEAERCGMYFINERWLGGMLTNFKTIQSRVARLKQIETMSQDGTFDVLPKKEVIALKKEWEKLEKNLGGIKDMKKIPDAIFVVDPKKERICVQEAHTLGIPLIGIADTNCDPEELDFVIPGNDDAIRAVKLIVAKMADAVIEANQGEAVAEEAEAAQETEETVEA
- the dprA gene encoding DNA-processing protein DprA, producing the protein MDGHEEREYLYWLCHVPALGAVKIKRLYDSIGSYKGIYNIEGKELEQSGLLKQAEASVFEEMKRKKDACIAELEKLENRGIHFVTPYDIEYPKRLLSIYGYPMGIFFKGKLPDDERPAVSIIGARNCTNYGKQMASCLARELSRAGIQIISGLALGIDGAGHQGALEAGGDTYGVLGCGINICYPKENYGLYEQMPVRGGIITEFMPGEAPRPCNFPMRNRIISGLSDGILVIEAREKSGSLITVNLGLEQGKEIFSLPGRVTDPLSAGCNRLISEGAEILLGPDSVLEYFKLQSGNILRVHEKNENGLVKKEKMVYSCLDLQPKNLEEIISLSGLSVSDCLSTLLELELKGCVVQTSHQYYGKKL
- a CDS encoding TIGR03915 family putative DNA repair protein yields the protein MKTVYLCENSVEGILSGVYAAWTSRKGHGNVKLGLIGDEDTMELFCQYEEVPINAQSVDKVVQAIRGKISEEAYIAVYKAALSKERDRGDKIYRFLIYGFHYGAKIVHMLQVQEVYDIFQICRNIDNETHLLTGFVRFVEMEGDLLVSRIGPKNDVLVLLAPHFMDRLSGENWVIYDENRKKAVLHPAMRPWFLVDLISPEWERRMKKASDEDEYEELFQHFRKSVSIKERTNPVCQRNHMPLRYRAYMPEFSHGLKDS
- the topA gene encoding type I DNA topoisomerase, whose product is MANCLVIVESPAKVKTIKKFLGANYEVDASNGHVRDLPKSQMGIDVEHDFDPKYITIRGKGDILAKLRKEVKKADKIYLATDPDREGEAISWHLMKALKLDEVKDKQVYRISFNEITKNAIKASLKTPRTIDMNLVDAQQARRVLDRMVGYMISPLLWAKVKRGLSAGRVQSVALRLISDREEEINAFIPEEYWNLEAVLKQEGSKKSLTAKFYGDKDGKIAIGKKEELDKILKGLENQTYQVEEVKNGERVKKAPIPFTTSTLQQEASKVLNFSTQKTMRLAQQLYEGVEVAGHGTVGLITYLRTDSTRIAEEADTAAREYIGKQYGSQYVANGEPVKKSNAKIQDAHEAIRPTDIALTPVIVKESLQRDLFRLYQLIWKRFTASRMQSAVYATTSVKVGAGNYVFTLSASKLSFDGFMSVYVQEDEKEDTNVLLGNLEKGSILKLDKLESGQHFTQPPAHFTEASLVKAMEEQGIGRPSTYAPTITTIIARRYVAKENKNLYVTELGEVVNSMMKQSFPSIVDITFTANLEYLLDKVGDGSVPWKTVVKNFYPDLKEAVDKALVELESVTIADEVTEEICEVCGRNMVIKYGPHGKFLACPGFPECKNTKPYLEKIGVPCPKCGKEVVIKKTKKGRIYYGCEANPECDFMSWQKPSTKACPKCGAYMVEKGNKLLCSNEQCGYSTDK
- a CDS encoding putative DNA modification/repair radical SAM protein — protein: MLIQEELTIQEKLEILSDAAKYDVACTSSGVDRKGKAGTLGNAAACGICHSFSADGRCISLLKILFTNQCIYDCKYCINRCSNDVVRTAFTPEEVCQLTIQFYRRNYIEGLFLSSGVLHSADYTMDLIYQTIKKLREEYHFHGYIHVKAIPGADPVLIEKTGFLADRMSINLELPTADGLKKLAPGKSRSKILTPMKQIQKGITANRYELMEYKKAPSFVPAGQSTQMIVGATGENDFQMMMVAEALYQNYDLKRVFYSAFVPVNQDSSLPALPGGPPLLREHRLYQADWLMRFYGFQAGELLSEARPNFNVFLDPKCDWALRHLELFPVEVNRADYYTLLRVPGMGVKSVKRIVAARRNGPLDFDALKKIGVVLKRALYFITCSGRMMYPVKIEEDFITSHLVGEEHKKVWDIGSSGTFRQLSLFDDMNIPALTDWGGVRL
- the codY gene encoding GTP-sensing pleiotropic transcriptional regulator CodY yields the protein MSVQLLDKTRKINKLLHNNNSHKVVFNDICEVLTEILNSNILVISKKGKVLGIGLTPDIEEIQELIADQVGGYVDTMLNERLLSILSTKENVNLETLGFTGDNIRKYQAIITPIDIAGERLGTLFIYKSDSQYDIDDIILSEYGTTVVGLEMMRSVNEENAEETRKVQIVKSAISTLSFSELEAITHIFEELDGNEGILVASKIADRVGITRSVIVNALRKFESAGVIESRSSGMKGTYIKVLNDVVFDELKVIKAGTIKNMPERREIKDM